A DNA window from Sphingomonas changnyeongensis contains the following coding sequences:
- the moaB gene encoding molybdenum cofactor biosynthesis protein B, with the protein MPIDPARPFVPVAIAVLTISDTRGPADDRSGDLLVERLTGAGHGLAARAIERDDVAAITARLRAWVADPAIDCVITTGGTGLTGRDVTPEALAMLGGKDIPGFGELFRWLSFASIGTSTMQSRAMAVLAGGTYVFALPGSTGAVRDGWDQILVHQLDSRHRPCNLVELMPRLNER; encoded by the coding sequence GTGCCGATTGATCCGGCGCGGCCGTTCGTGCCGGTTGCCATTGCGGTCCTCACCATCTCCGACACGCGCGGGCCGGCGGATGACCGGTCGGGCGATCTGCTGGTCGAGCGGCTGACCGGGGCCGGCCACGGCCTCGCCGCGCGCGCGATCGAGCGCGACGATGTGGCGGCAATCACCGCCCGACTGCGCGCCTGGGTGGCCGATCCGGCGATCGACTGCGTGATCACCACCGGCGGCACCGGCCTGACCGGGCGCGACGTGACGCCGGAGGCGCTCGCCATGCTGGGCGGCAAGGACATTCCGGGCTTTGGCGAGCTGTTCCGCTGGCTGAGCTTTGCCAGCATCGGCACATCGACCATGCAGTCGCGGGCGATGGCGGTGCTGGCGGGCGGCACCTATGTGTTCGCGCTGCCCGGATCGACCGGGGCCGTGCGCGACGGGTGGGACCAGATCCTCGTCCACCAGCTCGACAGCCGCCACCGGCCCTGCAACCTGGTCGAACTGATGCCGCGCCTGAACGAACGCTGA
- a CDS encoding lytic transglycosylase domain-containing protein: MRMIRGMMLAAVPFAVPAQAGAETGPAAATALSAATAPAQPLQPAMLTPAAREAWGAIFRALRAGAWADAAARIDAQPDGPLKSYARAELVTAKGSPRAEADALAALLAAAPNLPQGPQLAAMAQKRGVTDLPPLPAFQKFTWLGSAPVRERAQPTREDPVAAELAPRIQPLIKSDDPAGCEALLVAEEGRLSGAALTEWRQRIAWVYYLNGDDANARRLAALAAQGEGEWRVQADWTLGLAAWRQRDPGAAAEAFARVAAAGGDAEIRAAGHYWTSRADMARGRPDLVQARLRAAAQHQETFYGLLAAQALGIATQPIHDFARLDRDWPRLARIDNVALAQALAALGEAEHADRVLRYQARIGAPADHQTLAALAARLNLPDTQLYLAHNGPAGARASIVARYPTPEWTPDGGWRVERELVFAHALQESRFEARAVSPAGAYGIMQVMPGTADLIARRRGQGPVDRALLMRPSTNLEYGQARLEQVRDYRPTGGLLPKVIAGYNAGPGVLDQWNVKVRDQGDPLLFIESIPYWETRGYVATVMRNYWMYQRNGGKPSASLKAMAQGMWPRFPGLPGAYAVRLTPTASGPVRTAALGAASPGDGEAARAD; encoded by the coding sequence ATGCGCATGATCCGGGGGATGATGCTGGCGGCGGTGCCGTTCGCCGTTCCCGCTCAGGCGGGTGCGGAGACCGGCCCGGCTGCTGCGACGGCCCTTTCCGCCGCGACCGCGCCGGCCCAGCCGCTTCAGCCGGCAATGCTGACACCGGCGGCGCGCGAAGCCTGGGGCGCAATCTTCCGCGCGCTGCGCGCCGGGGCATGGGCCGATGCCGCCGCGCGGATCGACGCGCAGCCCGACGGCCCGCTCAAATCCTATGCGCGGGCCGAGCTGGTCACGGCCAAGGGCTCGCCCAGGGCCGAGGCCGATGCGCTGGCGGCCTTGCTCGCCGCCGCGCCCAACCTGCCGCAGGGGCCGCAACTTGCCGCGATGGCGCAGAAGCGCGGCGTGACGGACCTGCCTCCCCTCCCCGCATTTCAGAAATTCACCTGGCTCGGCAGTGCGCCGGTGCGCGAGCGCGCCCAGCCGACGCGCGAAGATCCGGTGGCGGCGGAACTGGCCCCGCGCATCCAGCCGCTGATCAAGAGCGACGATCCCGCCGGCTGCGAGGCGCTGCTGGTGGCCGAGGAAGGCCGGCTGTCGGGCGCGGCGCTGACCGAATGGCGGCAGCGCATTGCCTGGGTCTATTATCTGAACGGCGACGACGCCAATGCCCGCCGCCTCGCCGCGCTCGCGGCGCAGGGTGAGGGCGAATGGCGCGTGCAGGCCGACTGGACGCTGGGCCTTGCGGCATGGCGGCAGCGCGATCCGGGCGCGGCGGCGGAGGCGTTTGCGCGCGTCGCGGCGGCGGGCGGCGATGCCGAAATCCGCGCGGCGGGCCATTACTGGACGTCACGGGCCGACATGGCGCGCGGCCGGCCCGATCTGGTGCAGGCGCGGCTGCGCGCGGCGGCGCAGCATCAGGAAACATTTTACGGCCTGCTCGCCGCCCAGGCGCTGGGCATCGCCACCCAGCCCATCCATGATTTCGCGCGCCTCGACCGCGACTGGCCCCGGCTGGCGCGGATCGACAATGTCGCGCTGGCACAGGCGCTTGCCGCGCTGGGCGAGGCCGAACATGCCGACCGGGTGCTGCGCTATCAGGCGCGGATCGGCGCGCCTGCCGATCATCAGACGCTGGCGGCGCTGGCGGCGCGGCTCAACCTGCCCGACACCCAGCTTTACCTCGCCCATAACGGCCCGGCGGGCGCGCGGGCGAGCATCGTCGCCCGTTATCCGACCCCCGAATGGACGCCCGATGGCGGCTGGCGCGTCGAGCGCGAGCTGGTCTTTGCCCATGCGCTGCAGGAATCACGGTTCGAAGCCCGCGCGGTCAGCCCGGCCGGGGCTTATGGCATCATGCAGGTGATGCCCGGCACCGCCGATCTGATCGCCCGCCGGCGCGGTCAAGGACCGGTTGACCGGGCGCTGCTGATGCGCCCGTCGACCAACCTTGAATATGGGCAGGCGCGGCTTGAGCAGGTGCGCGACTATCGCCCGACCGGCGGGCTGCTGCCCAAGGTGATCGCGGGGTACAATGCCGGGCCGGGCGTGCTCGACCAGTGGAACGTCAAGGTGCGCGATCAGGGCGACCCGCTGCTGTTCATCGAAAGCATCCCCTATTGGGAAACGCGCGGCTATGTCGCCACGGTGATGCGCAATTACTGGATGTATCAGCGCAATGGCGGCAAGCCGTCGGCCAGCCTGAAGGCGATGGCGCAGGGCATGTGGCCGCGCTTTCCCGGCCTGCCCGGCGCCTATGCGGTGCGGCTGACGCCCACGGCCAGCGGCCCGGTGCGCACCGCGGCGCTGGGCGCTGCAAGCCCAGGCGATGGCGAGGCGGCGCGTGCCGATTGA
- a CDS encoding uracil-DNA glycosylase family protein, translating to MAIPGSGPRRVAGGGDAGAVLAVVTDMPDPEDLGGNMLLSGAAGLLFDRMLGAIGLARPAIWLAPLAVARPVAGQVPAADQPALAAILRHQLSLTGAEQLLVMGDAASRALTGTETARARGRFHSVNLGDRTVAVAATFHPRLLLRRPALKAEAWADLQMVAARMTGGGSQCA from the coding sequence ATGGCGATTCCGGGCAGCGGGCCCAGGCGGGTGGCGGGCGGCGGCGATGCCGGCGCGGTGCTGGCCGTCGTCACCGACATGCCGGACCCTGAGGATCTGGGGGGCAATATGCTGCTGTCGGGCGCGGCCGGGCTGCTGTTCGACCGGATGCTCGGCGCCATCGGCCTTGCCCGCCCGGCGATCTGGCTGGCCCCGCTCGCCGTGGCGCGCCCGGTTGCCGGGCAGGTGCCCGCCGCCGACCAGCCGGCGCTGGCCGCGATCCTGCGGCACCAGCTGAGCCTGACCGGCGCTGAACAGCTGCTGGTGATGGGCGATGCGGCCAGCCGTGCGCTGACCGGGACGGAAACCGCGCGGGCGCGCGGACGCTTCCACAGCGTTAACCTTGGCGACCGCACGGTTGCGGTCGCTGCGACCTTCCATCCCCGGCTGCTGCTGCGCCGCCCGGCGCTGAAGGCGGAAGCCTGGGCCGATCTGCAGATGGTCGCGGCGCGGATGACTGGCGGAGGATCGCAATGCGCATGA
- a CDS encoding electron transfer flavoprotein-ubiquinone oxidoreductase, translated as MSQRESMPYDVVIVGAGPAGLGAAIRLKQLAAASGRELSVCVIEKGSEVGAHILSGAVVDPIALDELLPDWRDSCPLAQTPVIENHHWVLTAGKKTEFPHALLPPFMHNKGCYTGSLGNVCRWLAEQAEGLGVEIFPGFAAAEVLFNEDGSVRGVATGDMGVARDGTHKPDYQPGLELHARYTFFAEGVRGHLSKELKRRFDLERDCEPQVYGIGLKELWDIDPAKHVPGKVIHTQGWPLDDAWGGGFIYHQANGQVALGFVVALNYRNPHLSPFQEFQRWKTHPAIREMLEGGKRVSYGARAINEGGWQSIPKLAFPGGALIGCSAGFVNVPRIKGSHTAMKSGMLAAEAAFAAIVADRQHDALDDYETALRASWIDRELKMVRNVEPAVAKFGGTVGTLVAGVDMWMRQLGIGLPFTFKHKPDHEQLWPANVMPKIDYPKPDGIVSFDRLSSVFLSNTNHEEDQPIHLTLKDADVPIRHNLPLYDEPAQRYCPAGVYEVVGQEEGNPRFVINAQNCVHCKTCDIKDPTQNINWVVPEGGGGPNYPNM; from the coding sequence ATGAGCCAGCGGGAATCGATGCCCTATGATGTTGTGATCGTCGGCGCCGGGCCGGCGGGGCTGGGGGCGGCGATCCGGCTGAAACAGCTGGCGGCCGCATCGGGCCGCGAGCTTTCGGTCTGCGTGATCGAAAAGGGGTCGGAAGTCGGCGCGCACATCCTGTCGGGGGCTGTGGTCGATCCGATCGCGCTTGACGAGCTGCTGCCCGACTGGCGCGATAGCTGCCCGCTGGCGCAGACCCCGGTCATCGAAAACCATCACTGGGTGCTGACCGCGGGCAAGAAGACCGAGTTTCCGCACGCGCTGCTGCCGCCGTTCATGCACAACAAGGGCTGCTACACCGGGTCGCTCGGCAATGTCTGCCGCTGGCTCGCCGAACAGGCCGAGGGGCTGGGGGTGGAAATTTTCCCCGGCTTTGCCGCGGCAGAGGTGCTGTTCAACGAGGACGGATCGGTGCGCGGCGTTGCCACCGGCGACATGGGCGTGGCGCGCGACGGCACCCACAAGCCCGATTACCAGCCGGGGCTGGAACTCCATGCCCGCTACACCTTCTTTGCCGAAGGCGTGCGCGGCCATCTGTCGAAGGAGCTGAAGCGGCGGTTCGACCTGGAACGCGACTGCGAGCCGCAGGTCTATGGCATCGGCCTGAAAGAACTGTGGGACATTGATCCGGCCAAGCATGTGCCGGGCAAGGTCATCCACACCCAGGGCTGGCCGCTCGACGATGCCTGGGGCGGCGGCTTCATCTATCATCAGGCGAACGGCCAGGTCGCGCTCGGCTTCGTCGTCGCGCTCAACTATCGCAACCCGCATCTGTCGCCGTTTCAGGAGTTTCAGCGCTGGAAGACGCATCCGGCGATCCGCGAGATGCTGGAGGGCGGCAAGCGGGTGTCTTACGGCGCGCGCGCGATCAACGAGGGCGGCTGGCAGTCGATCCCAAAGCTGGCGTTTCCGGGCGGTGCGCTGATCGGCTGTTCGGCCGGGTTCGTGAACGTGCCGCGCATCAAGGGCAGCCATACGGCGATGAAGTCGGGCATGCTGGCCGCCGAGGCGGCGTTTGCCGCGATCGTTGCCGACCGGCAGCATGACGCGCTCGACGATTATGAAACCGCGCTGCGCGCCAGCTGGATCGACCGCGAGCTGAAGATGGTCCGCAATGTCGAGCCGGCGGTGGCGAAGTTCGGCGGCACGGTCGGCACGCTGGTGGCCGGGGTGGACATGTGGATGCGCCAGCTGGGCATCGGCCTGCCCTTCACCTTCAAGCACAAGCCCGACCATGAGCAGCTGTGGCCGGCCAACGTGATGCCCAAGATTGATTATCCCAAGCCCGACGGGATCGTCAGCTTCGACCGGCTGTCCTCGGTGTTCCTGTCGAACACCAATCACGAGGAAGATCAGCCGATTCACCTGACGCTCAAGGATGCGGACGTGCCGATCCGGCACAATCTGCCGCTGTATGACGAACCGGCACAGCGTTATTGCCCGGCGGGCGTCTATGAGGTGGTCGGGCAGGAAGAGGGCAATCCCCGCTTCGTGATCAACGCCCAGAATTGCGTCCACTGCAAGACCTGTGACATCAAGGACCCGACCCAGAACATCAACTGGGTGGTGCCGGAGGGCGGTGGTGGTCCCAATTACCCCAATATGTAA
- a CDS encoding tetratricopeptide repeat protein produces MVPITPICKLNARTAAGRAPSLAALVAVALAALAPGAAAARPAPVTASPLKAYARARLAGVDGDVAAASRSLAAVLAARPDDAAVAARAYRQALVAGDMALALRSAALLDKGGALPADGRLLLMAQAVRNRDWAAAQAAVDAAADDGSFDFLAPVLSAWIARGAGRDPFAILDAPTGSALTAALAAEHRALLLIAAGRVDEGEGIARTQALTGDGSGAFRLVAAARLQAAGRTQAALALLPGEDPVMVSARAAIAAGRPLDMGSSGPAGGIAQLLLRVGETVQADPRSPLALTLARLAHFLDPASPAAALTLARLLAVNGQRDAALAMLAPIVAAGAAAPLLAPAVDLKIAILAQSDRRDEALALAAERSRDPRAGIADHARLGDLLVELGREGEAVPAYRRAVTLAEAAAGSPAGERRWSLWLVLGSALERSGQWGEARAALEKAVQLAPLEPAALNYLGYAQLERRENVKAAMTLIERAASLRPDDPAITDSLGWAYFLIGDLAQAIPALERAVEGEPADPTINEHLGDAYWAAGRRFEARHAWRAAALFADSPAVAERATAKIDRGFSDALAAR; encoded by the coding sequence GTGGTCCCAATTACCCCAATATGTAAGCTGAATGCGCGGACGGCGGCGGGGCGCGCCCCGTCGCTGGCGGCGCTGGTCGCGGTGGCGCTGGCCGCGCTCGCGCCCGGTGCGGCCGCGGCCCGGCCCGCGCCGGTCACCGCCTCGCCGCTCAAGGCCTATGCGCGGGCGCGGCTGGCGGGCGTGGACGGCGATGTCGCGGCTGCGTCGCGCAGCCTGGCGGCGGTGCTTGCGGCCCGGCCCGACGATGCGGCGGTCGCCGCGCGCGCTTATCGCCAGGCGCTGGTCGCCGGCGACATGGCGCTGGCGCTGCGCTCGGCGGCCCTGCTTGACAAGGGCGGCGCGCTGCCCGCCGATGGCCGGCTGCTGCTGATGGCGCAGGCGGTCCGCAACCGGGACTGGGCAGCGGCGCAGGCGGCGGTCGATGCCGCTGCCGATGACGGCAGTTTCGATTTTCTCGCCCCGGTGCTGAGCGCGTGGATCGCGCGCGGGGCCGGGCGCGATCCGTTCGCCATTCTCGACGCGCCGACCGGCAGCGCGCTGACCGCAGCACTTGCCGCCGAACACCGGGCGCTGCTGCTGATCGCCGCAGGCCGGGTGGATGAGGGGGAGGGGATTGCCCGCACCCAGGCGCTGACCGGCGACGGATCGGGCGCGTTCCGGCTGGTCGCGGCGGCGCGGCTGCAGGCGGCGGGCCGCACCCAGGCGGCGCTGGCGCTGCTGCCGGGCGAGGATCCGGTGATGGTCTCGGCCCGCGCGGCCATCGCCGCCGGGCGGCCGCTCGACATGGGCTCGTCCGGCCCGGCCGGCGGGATCGCGCAGCTGCTGCTGCGGGTGGGCGAGACGGTGCAGGCCGATCCGCGCTCGCCGCTGGCGCTCACTTTGGCGCGGCTGGCGCATTTCCTCGATCCGGCCAGCCCGGCCGCTGCCCTGACGCTCGCCCGGCTGCTCGCGGTCAACGGCCAGCGCGACGCCGCGCTCGCCATGCTTGCCCCGATCGTGGCCGCTGGCGCTGCCGCGCCGCTGCTCGCCCCGGCGGTCGATCTCAAGATCGCGATCCTCGCCCAGTCCGACCGGCGCGACGAGGCGCTGGCGCTGGCGGCGGAGCGCAGCCGCGATCCGCGCGCGGGCATTGCCGATCATGCCCGGCTGGGCGATCTGCTGGTCGAGCTGGGCCGGGAGGGCGAGGCGGTGCCCGCCTATCGCCGTGCGGTGACGCTGGCCGAGGCGGCGGCAGGCAGCCCGGCGGGCGAGCGGCGCTGGAGCCTGTGGCTGGTGCTGGGCAGCGCGCTCGAGCGCTCGGGCCAGTGGGGCGAGGCGCGGGCCGCGCTTGAAAAGGCGGTGCAGCTTGCCCCGCTTGAACCGGCGGCGCTCAATTATCTTGGCTATGCGCAGCTTGAACGGCGCGAAAACGTCAAGGCGGCCATGACGCTGATCGAGCGTGCCGCGAGCCTCAGGCCCGACGATCCGGCGATCACCGACTCGCTCGGCTGGGCCTATTTCCTGATCGGCGATCTGGCGCAGGCGATCCCGGCGCTTGAACGCGCGGTCGAGGGGGAGCCCGCCGATCCGACGATCAACGAGCATCTGGGCGATGCCTATTGGGCCGCAGGCCGCCGGTTCGAGGCGCGCCATGCCTGGCGGGCGGCGGCGCTGTTTGCCGACAGCCCGGCGGTTGCCGAACGCGCGACCGCCAAGATCGACCGGGGTTTTTCGGACGCGCTGGCCGCGCGCTGA
- a CDS encoding globin-coupled sensor protein produces the protein MAHPETATRLDFVGFSNERRELLAQSREMIARAMGPALDRLYKKIAAHPETARMFNGASHIDAAKRLQSDHWGHLSGGAFDADYVARVKRIGARHAMIGLTPQWYIGSYSVILDSLIETIGAEKGAGGLFGRGRGDTRFDQIRAIVMAALIDLEMSVSIYFEQEQASRAEAMAAVTEREHALSELLGAINGSVGAIKTGADEIAQASEDLARRTESNAASLEETSAAIAQMDQRLKATAEAAGRTVERADGAIATVDTGRSVAEEAVAAMERVSESAKGIDSVIEGLDKIAFQTRVLAMNAAVEAGRAGEAGRGFAVVADLVGALAMRSEEEAKRAREQLTATQGDVSTAVAAVQKVDGALAAISEDVGRVHELLAVMANDNQAQATAITEVSAAIGVMDRTTQQNAAMVEETSAAARNLTTEVDRLAAQAGGAGAGGAGSGGAAQASVRPGLTVQSSAGARMPVAA, from the coding sequence ATGGCCCATCCCGAAACGGCGACCCGGCTGGATTTTGTCGGTTTTTCAAACGAGCGGCGCGAATTGCTCGCCCAGTCGCGCGAGATGATCGCGCGCGCGATGGGGCCGGCGCTCGACCGGCTGTACAAGAAGATCGCCGCCCATCCCGAAACCGCGCGGATGTTCAACGGCGCGTCGCACATCGATGCCGCCAAGCGGCTTCAGTCCGATCACTGGGGGCATTTGTCGGGCGGCGCGTTCGACGCCGATTATGTCGCGCGGGTGAAGCGCATCGGCGCGCGCCACGCCATGATCGGGCTGACGCCGCAATGGTATATCGGGTCCTACAGCGTCATCCTCGATTCGCTGATCGAGACGATCGGCGCGGAAAAGGGCGCGGGCGGCCTGTTCGGCCGCGGGCGCGGCGATACCCGGTTCGACCAGATCCGCGCCATCGTGATGGCCGCACTCATCGACCTTGAAATGTCGGTATCGATCTATTTCGAGCAGGAACAGGCGAGCCGCGCCGAAGCGATGGCGGCGGTGACCGAGCGCGAACATGCACTGTCCGAGCTGCTCGGCGCGATCAACGGCAGCGTCGGCGCGATCAAGACCGGGGCCGATGAAATCGCCCAGGCGTCCGAGGATCTGGCGCGGCGGACCGAAAGCAATGCCGCGAGCCTTGAGGAAACCTCTGCCGCCATCGCGCAGATGGACCAGCGGCTGAAGGCAACCGCCGAAGCCGCCGGCCGCACCGTCGAGCGCGCCGATGGCGCCATCGCCACGGTCGATACCGGCCGCTCGGTCGCCGAGGAGGCGGTGGCGGCGATGGAGCGTGTGTCCGAAAGCGCCAAGGGCATCGACAGCGTGATCGAGGGCCTCGACAAGATCGCGTTCCAGACGCGCGTTCTGGCGATGAACGCTGCGGTCGAAGCAGGCCGCGCCGGCGAGGCGGGGCGCGGCTTTGCGGTCGTTGCCGATCTGGTCGGCGCGCTCGCCATGCGGTCGGAGGAAGAGGCCAAGCGCGCCCGCGAACAGCTGACCGCGACGCAGGGCGATGTCAGCACGGCAGTGGCCGCCGTGCAGAAGGTCGATGGCGCACTGGCGGCGATTTCCGAAGATGTCGGCCGCGTGCACGAACTGCTCGCGGTGATGGCCAATGACAATCAGGCCCAGGCGACGGCGATCACCGAGGTGTCGGCCGCCATCGGCGTGATGGACCGCACGACCCAGCAGAATGCGGCAATGGTCGAGGAAACATCGGCGGCGGCCCGCAACCTGACGACCGAGGTCGACCGGCTGGCCGCGCAGGCAGGCGGGGCCGGGGCAGGCGGGGCCGGATCGGGCGGGGCGGCGCAGGCAAGCGTCAGGCCCGGCTTGACGGTGCAGTCGTCCGCCGGGGCGCGGATGCCGGTCGCCGCCTGA
- a CDS encoding 4-(cytidine 5'-diphospho)-2-C-methyl-D-erythritol kinase, producing MTRAHATTPDNHAAAGWLVEPAPAKINLALHVRARMADGYHRIETIFAFARDGDMLAARPDADLQLAIDGPFAAGLDAGADNLVLRAAEALRAATGIRAGAALRLTKALPIAAGIGGGSSDAAAALRLLARMWGVEADLDAIARTLGADVPACLHNRAVMGTGRGEELVPLAGAERLTGMPLLLVNPGVAMPTGPVFRGWDGQDRGPLTIGNDPLAAARAGRNDLAPPAMALAPVIARLVGWLAARPGAVLARMSGSGATCFALFEQVDARDAAADAIARDWPDAWRMATSLA from the coding sequence ATGACGCGCGCCCATGCCACCACCCCCGATAACCACGCCGCCGCCGGCTGGCTGGTCGAGCCTGCGCCGGCCAAGATCAACCTCGCGCTCCATGTCCGCGCGCGGATGGCCGATGGCTATCACCGGATCGAGACGATTTTCGCTTTCGCCCGCGATGGCGACATGCTCGCCGCCCGGCCGGACGCCGACCTTCAACTTGCCATTGACGGGCCGTTCGCCGCCGGGCTGGACGCGGGCGCGGACAATCTGGTGCTGCGCGCTGCCGAGGCGCTGCGCGCCGCGACCGGCATCCGCGCCGGGGCGGCGCTGCGGCTGACCAAGGCTCTGCCCATCGCCGCCGGCATTGGCGGCGGCTCCAGCGACGCCGCTGCCGCGCTGCGCCTGCTCGCGCGGATGTGGGGCGTTGAGGCCGATCTCGATGCGATTGCCCGCACGCTTGGGGCCGATGTGCCCGCCTGTCTGCACAACCGCGCGGTGATGGGCACGGGGCGGGGCGAGGAGCTGGTGCCGCTGGCCGGGGCGGAGCGGCTGACGGGGATGCCGCTGCTGCTCGTCAATCCCGGCGTGGCGATGCCGACCGGCCCGGTGTTCAGGGGCTGGGACGGGCAGGATCGCGGGCCGCTCACCATCGGCAATGATCCGCTGGCGGCGGCACGGGCCGGGCGCAACGATCTTGCCCCGCCGGCGATGGCGCTGGCCCCGGTGATTGCGCGGCTGGTGGGCTGGCTGGCGGCGCGGCCCGGCGCGGTGCTGGCGCGCATGTCGGGATCGGGGGCGACCTGTTTTGCGCTGTTCGAACAGGTCGATGCGCGCGACGCGGCGGCGGACGCCATCGCCCGCGACTGGCCGGATGCATGGCGGATGGCCACCAGCCTGGCCTGA
- a CDS encoding enoyl-CoA hydratase/isomerase family protein, with protein MTLRGARGARAAMFELSLDGPVARLTMDRPQARNGLRTEDWRALAALIEQAGRLKARAILVRSLVPGWFSAGIDTGELATLHADPAERLPYRNAMRQALDGIRHSPLPVIAEIDGACVGAGVALAAACDVRLAGPNASFAIPAARQGIGYLIEDIAGLRDLVGGGQAARLLLGAVRIDAAEAERIGLVEQQGHDVARLAADLAQDMAGHAPGALALLKQGLALAAAGRRADEGHDRACDAALGGAELAESYAAARERRRPDFAR; from the coding sequence ATGACCCTGCGCGGGGCACGTGGTGCGCGCGCCGCCATGTTCGAACTCTCGCTCGACGGCCCGGTCGCCCGGCTGACCATGGATCGTCCTCAGGCGCGCAACGGCCTGCGCACCGAAGACTGGCGCGCGCTCGCCGCGCTGATCGAGCAGGCCGGCCGGCTGAAGGCGCGGGCGATCCTGGTCCGCTCGCTGGTGCCCGGCTGGTTCAGCGCGGGGATCGACACCGGTGAACTGGCGACGCTCCATGCCGATCCGGCGGAACGGCTGCCCTATCGCAATGCGATGCGCCAGGCGCTGGACGGGATCCGCCATTCGCCGCTGCCGGTGATCGCCGAAATCGACGGTGCCTGTGTCGGCGCCGGCGTCGCGCTGGCTGCGGCCTGCGATGTCAGGCTGGCCGGGCCGAATGCCAGCTTCGCGATTCCCGCTGCCCGGCAGGGAATCGGATATCTGATTGAAGACATTGCGGGATTACGTGATCTGGTCGGCGGCGGACAGGCGGCCCGGCTGCTGCTGGGCGCGGTCAGGATCGATGCGGCGGAGGCTGAACGCATCGGCCTGGTCGAACAGCAGGGGCATGATGTGGCGCGGCTGGCCGCCGATCTGGCGCAGGACATGGCCGGCCATGCGCCCGGCGCGCTTGCGCTGCTCAAACAGGGGCTGGCGCTCGCCGCCGCCGGGCGGCGCGCCGATGAGGGGCATGACCGCGCCTGCGACGCCGCGCTGGGCGGGGCCGAACTCGCCGAAAGCTATGCCGCCGCGCGCGAACGCCGCCGCCCCGATTTCGCGCGCTGA
- a CDS encoding N-formylglutamate amidohydrolase, with the protein MTSPDRASPYRASPYRERVGGPGALIVVDHASAHVPPDVDLGIDPALVQRHIGWDIGAEAVADLLADRLGCRALFGTVSRLVIDLHREEDHPALIPVASDGHAIPGNAALDAAARAARIADYHRPYHARLAAMIDEARPDLIVAVHSFTPRLETAPDGARPWQVGILYNQDERAARVAIDALRAMGIVTGDNEPYSGRLLNATMNRHAEARGIPYLAIEVRQDLIDDAAGARTWAERLLPVIRQCRAIK; encoded by the coding sequence ATGACCAGTCCCGATCGCGCCAGTCCCTATCGTGCCAGTCCTTACCGCGAACGCGTGGGCGGGCCCGGCGCGCTGATCGTCGTCGATCATGCCTCCGCGCATGTGCCGCCGGACGTCGATCTCGGCATCGATCCGGCGCTGGTCCAGCGCCATATCGGCTGGGACATCGGTGCGGAGGCGGTGGCCGATCTGCTGGCCGACCGGCTGGGCTGCCGGGCGCTGTTCGGCACCGTGTCGCGGCTGGTGATCGACCTGCACCGTGAAGAGGATCATCCCGCGCTGATCCCGGTGGCGAGCGACGGCCATGCCATTCCCGGCAATGCCGCGCTGGATGCCGCCGCCCGCGCCGCCCGCATCGCCGATTATCACCGGCCCTATCATGCCCGGCTGGCGGCGATGATCGACGAGGCGCGGCCCGACCTGATCGTCGCCGTGCACAGCTTTACCCCGCGGCTCGAAACCGCGCCCGACGGTGCGCGGCCCTGGCAGGTGGGCATTCTCTACAATCAGGACGAGCGGGCGGCGCGGGTGGCGATCGATGCCCTGCGCGCGATGGGCATCGTGACCGGCGACAATGAACCCTATTCGGGGCGGCTGCTCAACGCGACGATGAACCGCCATGCCGAGGCGCGGGGCATCCCCTATCTGGCGATCGAGGTGCGTCAGGATCTGATTGACGATGCGGCGGGCGCGCGCACCTGGGCAGAGCGGCTGCTGCCCGTCATCCGCCAATGCCGCGCAATAAAATGA